From Pectobacterium carotovorum, one genomic window encodes:
- a CDS encoding L-rhamnose isomerase has translation MSTPIETAWQLAKARYASLNIDVEAALEQLDQIPVSMHCWQGDDVAGFENTGGPLTGGIQATGNYPGKASTPDELRADLEQAFALIPGPKRLNLHAIYLESAQPVARNEIAPEHFRTWVEWAKRHQLGLDFNPTCFSHPLSADGFTLSHPDEKVRRFWIEHCQASRRISAYFGRELGTPSVMNIWVPDGMKDLTIDRLAFRQRLLSALDEIIAEPLDQAHHIDAVESKLFGIGAESFTVGSNEFYLGYAASRGTALCLDAGHFHPTEVISDKISSAILYVPRLLLHVSRPVRWDSDHVVLLDDETQAIAHEIVRHKLLNRVHIGLDFFDASINRIAAWVIGTRNMKKALLRALLEPTETLRKLEQNGDYTARLALLEEQKSLPWQAVWEHYCQRHDVLPGSEWLQQVRQYEETILTQRQG, from the coding sequence ATGAGCACACCAATTGAAACCGCCTGGCAGTTGGCGAAAGCGCGTTACGCCAGCCTGAATATTGACGTAGAAGCTGCGCTGGAACAGCTCGATCAGATTCCGGTATCAATGCACTGCTGGCAGGGTGATGATGTGGCCGGATTCGAGAACACTGGCGGGCCGCTGACTGGCGGCATTCAGGCCACCGGCAACTACCCCGGCAAAGCGAGTACGCCGGATGAACTGCGTGCCGATCTGGAACAGGCCTTTGCGCTGATCCCCGGCCCCAAGCGGCTGAACCTGCACGCCATCTATCTGGAATCCGCGCAGCCCGTCGCCCGTAACGAGATAGCCCCCGAGCATTTCCGCACCTGGGTTGAATGGGCCAAGCGCCACCAGCTCGGGCTGGATTTTAACCCGACCTGCTTTTCTCATCCGCTGAGCGCAGACGGTTTTACCCTGTCGCACCCGGACGAAAAAGTACGCCGCTTCTGGATTGAACACTGTCAGGCCAGCCGCCGGATTTCTGCCTACTTCGGTCGCGAACTCGGTACGCCATCCGTGATGAACATCTGGGTGCCGGACGGCATGAAAGATTTAACCATCGATCGTCTGGCGTTCCGCCAACGGCTACTCAGCGCACTGGATGAGATCATCGCTGAACCGCTCGATCAGGCACACCATATTGACGCGGTGGAAAGTAAGCTGTTCGGAATCGGCGCGGAAAGCTTTACCGTCGGCTCCAATGAATTCTACCTCGGCTACGCAGCCAGTCGCGGCACTGCGCTCTGTCTGGATGCCGGACACTTCCACCCGACCGAAGTGATTTCCGACAAGATCTCCAGTGCCATTCTGTACGTCCCGCGCCTGCTGCTGCACGTCAGCCGCCCGGTACGCTGGGACAGCGATCATGTGGTGCTGCTGGATGACGAAACGCAGGCCATCGCACACGAAATCGTACGCCATAAGCTGCTTAATCGCGTGCATATCGGGCTCGACTTCTTTGATGCCTCTATCAACCGCATCGCCGCCTGGGTTATCGGCACACGCAATATGAAGAAAGCCCTGCTGCGTGCGCTGCTGGAACCCACGGAAACGCTGCGCAAACTGGAACAAAACGGCGATTACACCGCGCGTCTGGCCCTACTGGAAGAGCAAAAATCGCTGCCGTGGCAGGCAGTGTGGGAACACTACTGCCAGCGTCATGACGTACTTCCGGGCAGCGAATGGCTGCAACAGGTGCGTCAGTATGAAGAAACCATCCTCACTCAACGTCAAGGGTAA
- the yefM gene encoding YoeB-YefM toxin-antitoxin system antitoxin YefM, translated as MRTISYSEARQNLSATMMKTVEDRAPILITRQNGEACVLMSLEEYNSLEETAYLLRSPANAKRLMNSIESLKAGNGEERDIIE; from the coding sequence ATGCGTACAATTAGCTACAGTGAAGCCCGACAAAATCTATCGGCGACCATGATGAAAACGGTCGAAGACCGTGCTCCCATACTTATCACCCGACAGAATGGTGAAGCCTGCGTGCTGATGTCTTTGGAAGAGTATAACTCTCTAGAGGAGACCGCGTATTTACTGCGTTCACCAGCAAATGCAAAAAGACTGATGAACTCAATCGAGAGCCTTAAGGCTGGCAATGGCGAAGAAAGAGATATCATTGAGTGA
- a CDS encoding ABC transporter ATP-binding protein, translating to MSLNTLPHPSHSSSEASAKTPLLRVDGLSVTFPSPFGPIRSVKNLSFQVNAGEILALVGESGSGKSVTARTLVGLAGENVDVQANAIELTRHDGSLCDLRYLTDRDWRAIRGREIGFVLQDALVSLDPLRKIGQEVAEPILTHHLLPRQQVPARVAELLTKAGIPDPENRAAQYPHELSGGLRQRALIASALAAGPQLLIADEPTTALDATVQKQVLKVFTALAQAGHGVLLITHDLAVVAEVADRVIVMQQGSLVEGGEARQILSAPTHPYTRKLLAAIPTASTRGKWLAGADPLQSGIAPSPASLAADHTNTDDAIVLTAEQIAVSFKRPDGSRMQAVNQVSLQIKRGETLGIVGESGSGKTTLGKVILALQKPDSGEVRLTDNAWSTLTERERRPLRARIQTITQDPLSSFDPQFTVAQILNQPLRLRRDLSDDEKQRRILTLLEYVGLTPDLLSRRPRALSGGQRQRVSIAQALASEPEILICDEPVSALDVTTQAQVLDLLVALQRQLGLTMLFISHDLGVVQHMSHRIAVMKDGDIVETGPVEQIFNQPQHPYTRLLLSTVAE from the coding sequence ATGAGCCTGAATACACTTCCTCACCCCTCTCATTCATCCTCAGAAGCGTCCGCGAAGACGCCGCTGCTGCGCGTAGACGGCCTGAGCGTTACCTTCCCCAGCCCTTTCGGCCCCATTCGTTCGGTTAAAAACCTCTCTTTTCAGGTGAATGCCGGAGAAATTCTGGCGCTGGTCGGCGAATCGGGTTCAGGGAAATCCGTCACCGCTCGCACGCTGGTGGGTCTGGCCGGTGAAAACGTTGACGTACAGGCAAACGCGATTGAGCTCACGCGCCATGACGGCAGTCTATGTGATTTACGCTATCTGACCGATCGCGACTGGCGGGCGATTCGCGGCCGTGAAATCGGCTTTGTTTTGCAGGATGCGCTGGTGTCTCTCGACCCACTGCGCAAGATCGGGCAGGAAGTCGCCGAACCGATTCTGACCCATCACCTGTTGCCTCGCCAGCAGGTTCCCGCACGCGTCGCTGAACTCCTGACGAAGGCAGGCATTCCCGATCCAGAGAATCGCGCGGCGCAGTATCCGCATGAGCTGTCCGGCGGGCTGCGCCAGCGTGCGCTTATCGCTTCCGCGTTGGCGGCGGGTCCACAGCTGTTGATTGCCGATGAGCCGACCACCGCGCTGGATGCCACGGTGCAAAAGCAGGTGCTGAAGGTGTTCACGGCATTGGCGCAGGCAGGGCACGGCGTTTTACTGATCACCCACGATCTTGCCGTCGTCGCTGAGGTGGCGGATCGCGTCATCGTCATGCAACAAGGATCGTTGGTAGAAGGCGGTGAGGCGCGGCAGATTCTGTCAGCGCCGACACATCCCTACACCCGCAAGCTGCTGGCGGCGATACCCACCGCGTCTACCCGTGGAAAATGGTTGGCCGGTGCCGACCCGTTGCAGAGCGGCATTGCGCCGTCACCTGCGTCTCTGGCAGCGGATCACACCAACACCGACGACGCTATCGTCCTGACGGCGGAACAGATTGCGGTGTCGTTCAAGCGCCCAGACGGTAGCCGGATGCAGGCCGTCAATCAGGTTTCTCTCCAGATCAAACGCGGCGAAACGCTGGGCATCGTCGGCGAATCCGGCTCCGGCAAAACCACGCTGGGGAAAGTCATTCTGGCGCTGCAAAAGCCAGATAGCGGCGAAGTTCGACTCACGGACAATGCCTGGAGTACGTTAACAGAACGCGAGCGCCGACCGCTACGCGCGCGCATTCAGACGATCACGCAGGATCCGCTCAGTTCGTTCGATCCGCAATTTACCGTCGCCCAGATTCTGAACCAGCCGCTGCGTTTGCGCCGCGATTTGAGCGACGATGAGAAACAGCGGCGCATTCTGACGCTGCTGGAGTATGTCGGCTTGACGCCCGATCTGCTGAGCCGCCGTCCAAGAGCGCTGTCCGGCGGGCAACGTCAGCGCGTCTCCATCGCACAGGCGCTGGCTTCAGAACCCGAGATTCTGATCTGCGACGAACCGGTATCGGCGCTGGACGTCACGACACAGGCGCAGGTGCTGGATTTGCTGGTGGCGTTGCAGCGCCAGTTGGGGCTGACCATGCTGTTCATCTCCCACGATCTGGGTGTGGTACAACATATGAGCCACCGCATCGCGGTCATGAAAGATGGGGATATCGTAGAAACGGGGCCGGTCGAGCAGATCTTCAATCAGCCACAGCACCCTTACACGCGCCTGCTGCTTTCAACGGTGGCGGAGTAG
- a CDS encoding ABC transporter permease translates to MSSEPMPFTQTPSRKTYRSPWLSTATLLPAAIVFLLALAVFFPSLFTSRTADEMDMGAVFQPPNATYWFGTDQLGRDIFSRIVHGTSLSLGIGVGAMLIACFGGVLFGTLSVLAPLRIRQVLVRLLDIMLAFPDLLLALLVIAVLGRGPENTMLAVGLAGIAGYARLIRSQVLQVRLSGYVEHAIALGEHPLYIVFRHIIPNTLRPLLIVATIGVGHAVLSASALSFLGLGVVPPTAEWGALLADGRNFLDIAPWVSLLPASVVALSVISITLLGRRLQAILAKGEAR, encoded by the coding sequence ATGAGTAGTGAACCGATGCCCTTTACGCAGACGCCCTCAAGAAAAACCTATCGCAGCCCGTGGCTAAGCACGGCGACGCTATTGCCTGCCGCTATCGTTTTCCTGCTGGCGCTGGCGGTATTTTTCCCCTCGCTGTTTACCAGTCGTACCGCCGATGAAATGGATATGGGCGCGGTATTTCAGCCGCCGAACGCCACCTATTGGTTCGGCACCGATCAACTGGGACGCGACATTTTTTCCCGCATCGTGCACGGCACCTCGCTGTCGCTGGGCATCGGCGTCGGCGCGATGCTGATCGCCTGCTTCGGCGGCGTGCTGTTTGGCACGCTATCAGTGCTCGCGCCGCTGCGCATCCGTCAGGTTCTGGTGCGCCTGCTGGATATCATGCTGGCGTTTCCCGATCTACTGCTGGCGCTGCTGGTGATCGCCGTTCTGGGACGCGGACCGGAAAACACCATGCTGGCCGTTGGGCTGGCGGGGATTGCCGGCTATGCGCGTTTAATTCGCTCTCAGGTGCTGCAAGTCAGGCTATCCGGCTATGTCGAACACGCGATTGCATTGGGTGAACACCCGCTGTATATCGTTTTCCGCCATATCATTCCCAATACGCTGCGCCCGCTGCTGATTGTCGCCACCATTGGCGTCGGCCACGCGGTGCTGTCCGCCTCGGCGCTGAGTTTTCTGGGCTTGGGCGTCGTGCCACCGACCGCCGAATGGGGCGCGCTACTGGCTGACGGACGCAACTTCCTTGATATCGCACCGTGGGTCAGCCTGCTGCCCGCCAGCGTCGTCGCACTGTCGGTGATTTCCATCACGCTGCTGGGGCGTCGTTTACAGGCCATTTTGGCAAAAGGAGAGGCACGATGA
- a CDS encoding Txe/YoeB family addiction module toxin, which produces MKLIWSEEAWEDYLYWQDIDKRMVKKINELIKETRRTPFEGKGKPEPLKHNLAGFWSRRITEEHRLVYAITDDAMMLAACRYHY; this is translated from the coding sequence GTGAAACTAATCTGGTCAGAAGAAGCATGGGAAGACTACCTGTACTGGCAGGACATCGATAAGCGGATGGTCAAAAAGATCAATGAATTAATAAAAGAAACGCGCAGAACACCTTTTGAGGGAAAAGGAAAACCAGAGCCACTTAAACATAATCTTGCTGGTTTCTGGTCGCGCCGTATCACCGAAGAACATCGTTTGGTTTATGCCATCACCGATGACGCCATGATGCTCGCCGCCTGCCGCTACCACTATTAA
- a CDS encoding helix-turn-helix domain-containing protein, translating into MATAVRGLKLQTEDYFLTDKNAVMVAERHPQPAFPLHHHDFDELVIVWRGNGLHLWNDVPYRITRGDMFYVSANDRHSYESVNGLELDNILYIRNRLTLSADWQMLLPGGERPQSQRHWCLGSEGMDTLREKVDALRQECMKSDALSLQLSEALLLQIALLAARYRHTPDNPQLADAHQLDMLMNALRASIATPFRFEAFCEQHHFSARSLRSRFKEQTGMSVPHYLRQLRLCKAMELLRYDLQPIGDVAALCGFEDSNYFSVVFHQAFGVSPSAYRQRFLNVE; encoded by the coding sequence ATGGCGACAGCAGTACGGGGTTTGAAATTACAGACTGAAGACTATTTCCTCACCGACAAGAATGCCGTGATGGTTGCCGAACGGCACCCGCAGCCGGCGTTTCCGTTGCATCATCATGATTTTGACGAACTGGTGATTGTCTGGCGTGGCAATGGCCTGCACCTCTGGAACGATGTGCCTTACCGCATTACCCGTGGCGATATGTTCTATGTCTCCGCGAACGATCGCCACAGCTATGAGTCCGTCAACGGGCTTGAGCTAGACAACATCCTCTATATCCGCAATCGTCTGACGTTATCTGCTGACTGGCAAATGTTACTGCCGGGCGGAGAACGTCCACAAAGCCAGCGTCACTGGTGTTTAGGCTCGGAAGGCATGGATACCCTTCGCGAGAAAGTGGATGCGCTGAGGCAGGAGTGCATGAAGTCGGATGCGCTGTCGTTGCAACTGAGTGAAGCGCTGCTGTTGCAGATTGCGCTGCTGGCGGCGCGCTACCGCCACACGCCGGATAATCCACAACTGGCCGATGCGCACCAGCTAGATATGTTGATGAATGCGCTGCGTGCCAGCATTGCAACACCGTTCCGTTTTGAAGCCTTCTGCGAACAGCACCACTTCAGCGCCCGCAGTTTACGTTCGCGCTTTAAAGAACAAACCGGCATGAGCGTGCCGCATTACCTGCGTCAACTGCGGCTATGCAAGGCGATGGAACTGCTGCGTTATGACCTGCAACCTATTGGCGACGTTGCCGCGCTGTGCGGTTTTGAAGACAGCAACTACTTCTCTGTGGTGTTCCATCAGGCGTTCGGCGTCTCACCCAGCGCCTACCGTCAGCGCTTCCTGAATGTGGAGTGA
- the rhaM gene encoding L-rhamnose mutarotase: MLRKAFVMSVFPDCHDEYQHRHNPIWPELAEVLKNHGAHHYSIFLDKQRNLLFGYVEVESEARWEAIAQTEVCQRWWKHMSDVMPSNPDNSPVSDALEPVFYLD, encoded by the coding sequence ATGTTGCGTAAGGCTTTTGTGATGTCGGTTTTTCCTGACTGCCACGATGAATACCAACATCGCCACAACCCTATCTGGCCGGAACTGGCCGAAGTGCTGAAAAACCACGGCGCGCACCACTACAGTATTTTTCTGGATAAACAGCGCAATCTGCTGTTCGGCTATGTCGAGGTCGAATCCGAAGCACGCTGGGAAGCGATTGCACAAACGGAAGTCTGCCAGCGCTGGTGGAAGCACATGAGCGACGTCATGCCCTCCAATCCCGATAACAGCCCGGTTAGCGATGCGCTGGAACCGGTGTTCTATCTGGACTAA
- a CDS encoding methyl-accepting chemotaxis protein: MKFSQLTVFSKLLLGFSVLVAMMLLLGVVSLLQLSVNNSRIVELSSNSLPGVRYSLEMRGTLSETRLQQIQYIDSKTPEEREGHRKELLQNADAFLAAFKNYQTVANSEDKKALIKIIGDNFSGFNSVNATLIDTVNRGDLAEASKISGASSSKYRSQLMKDLAKLVDMEVATAKDIVASADSTYRTSQYYVWGLLLLALLTTAVIATIISRNISRQLGGDPHYAQEIMTEIASGNLTTEIKLRQGDNSSLLASINYMNQQLMGIVHTIMSGSESISLASSEIAQGNSDLSQRTEEQAASLIQASANMQQLTHTVRQNADNAKEASQLAQQTSETASQGGLIVDDMLKRMHEISDSSQKIVDIIAVIEGIAFQTNILALNAAVEAARAGSEGKGFAVVAGEVRTLAQKSANAAKEIKTLIEGTVEKITDGSARADKASQAMSEIVLSVKKVTDIVAEISQASNEQHIGIKEISVAVEQMDRVTQQNAALVEESATAAHAMTEQGEQLRDAVRFFKVNQDNLLRIH; encoded by the coding sequence ATGAAATTTTCTCAACTCACAGTATTTTCTAAGTTATTACTCGGGTTTTCCGTCCTGGTAGCCATGATGCTACTATTAGGTGTGGTCTCACTACTTCAGCTTAGCGTTAATAACAGCCGTATTGTTGAATTAAGCAGCAACAGCCTGCCTGGCGTGCGATATAGTTTGGAAATGCGCGGCACATTGTCTGAAACGCGATTACAGCAAATACAGTATATCGACTCCAAAACGCCCGAAGAGCGCGAAGGCCACCGCAAAGAATTACTGCAAAACGCCGATGCTTTCCTTGCTGCGTTTAAGAATTACCAAACCGTTGCCAACAGCGAGGATAAAAAAGCGCTGATCAAAATCATCGGCGATAATTTCTCCGGCTTTAACTCGGTCAATGCCACGCTGATTGATACCGTGAACCGGGGCGATCTGGCAGAGGCGAGCAAAATCAGCGGCGCAAGCTCCTCTAAGTATCGTAGCCAGCTAATGAAAGATCTGGCCAAGCTGGTGGATATGGAGGTGGCGACGGCAAAAGATATCGTCGCCAGCGCCGATTCGACTTATCGGACATCACAGTACTATGTTTGGGGATTGCTGCTGCTCGCTCTGCTGACGACCGCCGTTATCGCCACCATTATCTCACGCAATATTTCACGCCAGCTCGGCGGCGACCCACATTACGCACAGGAAATCATGACCGAGATTGCCTCCGGTAATCTCACAACGGAAATCAAACTGCGCCAAGGGGACAACAGCAGCCTGCTGGCTTCTATCAACTACATGAACCAACAGTTGATGGGCATCGTGCATACCATCATGAGCGGCAGTGAATCCATCTCGCTGGCATCCAGCGAGATTGCTCAGGGCAATAGCGACCTGTCGCAGCGTACCGAAGAGCAGGCTGCCTCGCTGATTCAGGCATCGGCCAATATGCAGCAGTTGACACACACCGTGCGCCAGAATGCGGATAACGCCAAGGAAGCCAGCCAGCTGGCGCAGCAAACCTCGGAAACCGCTTCTCAGGGTGGGCTTATCGTGGACGACATGCTCAAGCGCATGCATGAGATCTCCGACAGTTCACAGAAGATCGTCGATATTATCGCCGTGATCGAAGGGATCGCTTTCCAGACCAATATCCTTGCCCTGAACGCCGCAGTAGAAGCAGCCAGAGCGGGCAGCGAAGGGAAAGGCTTTGCCGTTGTGGCGGGCGAAGTACGGACACTGGCACAGAAGAGCGCCAACGCCGCCAAAGAGATCAAAACGCTGATCGAAGGCACCGTCGAGAAGATTACCGACGGCTCTGCGCGAGCAGACAAAGCCAGCCAGGCGATGTCGGAGATTGTACTGTCAGTGAAAAAGGTCACCGATATCGTGGCGGAGATTTCTCAGGCTTCCAACGAGCAGCATATCGGCATCAAAGAGATTAGCGTGGCAGTAGAACAAATGGATCGGGTTACCCAGCAGAACGCCGCGCTGGTTGAAGAATCCGCCACGGCGGCGCACGCCATGACGGAGCAGGGCGAACAACTGCGCGATGCGGTTCGTTTCTTCAAAGTCAATCAGGACAACTTACTGAGAATTCACTAA
- the rhaS gene encoding HTH-type transcriptional activator RhaS translates to MTLLRGDDFFTSRAVTVAVEPRTPQTAFPEHYHDFWEIVLVEQGAGVHVFNDQPYALCSGSVFFVRDNDRHLFEDVEGLCLTNMLYRSPRGFRFLSDIAAFLPYGPNGEWQGQWQVNAVGMQQLKQSLNSLAELAQSDAPEAIAASESLFLHILVQLRQQCFQTQANGSERQGVQALLGWLQNNYSEEVNWGSLADQFSLPLRTLHRQLKQHTGMTPQRYLNRLRLLEARRRLQQSDDSITTIAHACGFSDSNHFSTQFRKAFSQAPKSLRHQAFSREE, encoded by the coding sequence ATGACGTTACTTCGTGGTGATGATTTTTTTACTTCGCGTGCCGTAACGGTTGCGGTAGAACCGCGCACGCCGCAAACGGCGTTTCCTGAGCACTACCATGATTTCTGGGAAATTGTGCTGGTGGAACAGGGCGCTGGCGTCCATGTGTTTAACGATCAGCCCTATGCGCTGTGCAGCGGTTCGGTGTTCTTTGTTCGCGATAACGACAGGCATCTGTTTGAAGACGTGGAAGGGCTGTGCCTGACCAACATGCTGTACCGCTCGCCGCGCGGGTTTCGCTTCCTTTCCGACATCGCCGCATTCTTGCCATATGGCCCGAACGGCGAGTGGCAGGGGCAGTGGCAGGTGAATGCGGTGGGGATGCAGCAGTTGAAGCAGTCCTTGAACAGCCTGGCTGAATTAGCGCAGAGCGATGCGCCGGAAGCGATTGCCGCCAGTGAGAGCCTGTTTCTGCACATTCTGGTGCAGTTGCGTCAGCAGTGCTTCCAGACGCAGGCCAATGGCTCCGAGCGTCAGGGAGTGCAGGCGCTGTTGGGCTGGCTGCAAAACAACTACAGCGAAGAGGTGAACTGGGGCAGTCTGGCCGATCAGTTCTCGCTACCGCTGCGCACGCTGCATCGCCAGCTCAAACAACACACTGGTATGACGCCACAACGCTATCTGAATCGGTTAAGATTACTGGAGGCTCGTCGGCGGTTGCAGCAGAGTGATGACTCTATCACCACCATTGCGCACGCCTGTGGATTTAGCGACAGCAATCACTTCTCGACGCAATTCCGCAAGGCATTCTCGCAGGCGCCTAAATCACTACGCCATCAGGCGTTTTCTCGTGAAGAGTAG
- the rhaB gene encoding rhamnulokinase — MAVKNIVAVDLGASSGRVMLATLHTATQHLTLKEIHRFSNTLVFQDNHHQWDLAALERDILMGLHQIDAMGIAPDSIGIDSWGVDYVLLDKDGQRIGLPYSYRDHRTDGVMATVTAELGREAIYQRTGIQFLPFNTLYQLKALCDAPSENLNQIAHLLMIPDYFHYRLTGNLICEYTNASTTQLLNLEKKTWDGTLLDYLGVPRRWLSEPVQPGHAVGNWTAPSGRQIPVTAVATHDTASAVVGAPLQSRDSAYLSSGTWSLMGIESDTPFNSPQALAANITNEGGVDGTYRVLKNIMGLWLLQRVCQERDIKELGALIQSAAALPAFASLINPNDERFINPPSMHQAIRDYCREHGQPVPQSDAELARCIFDSLALLYRQVVLELGELRHAPIRQLHIVGGGSQNAFLNQLCADVCQIPVLAGPVEASTLGNIGCQLMALGAVADLAAFRHMLTHNFPLHRYIPRAESDFAGHWRRFQALSQPETAPKGKKETTQ, encoded by the coding sequence ATGGCGGTGAAGAATATCGTGGCGGTGGATTTAGGTGCATCCAGTGGTCGGGTCATGCTGGCAACCTTACACACCGCAACGCAGCATCTGACGCTGAAAGAAATTCACCGTTTCAGCAATACGCTGGTGTTTCAGGACAACCATCACCAGTGGGATCTCGCCGCGCTGGAACGCGATATCCTCATGGGGTTACACCAAATCGATGCCATGGGTATCGCTCCGGATAGCATTGGGATCGACAGTTGGGGCGTGGACTATGTGCTACTCGATAAGGACGGGCAGCGCATTGGTTTGCCGTATTCCTATCGCGACCACCGCACCGACGGCGTGATGGCTACCGTCACTGCCGAACTGGGGCGTGAGGCGATCTATCAGCGTACCGGTATTCAATTTCTGCCGTTTAATACGCTGTACCAGCTTAAAGCGCTGTGCGATGCGCCGTCTGAAAACCTGAATCAGATAGCACACCTGCTGATGATCCCTGACTATTTTCACTATCGCCTCACGGGGAATCTGATCTGCGAATACACCAACGCCAGTACGACCCAACTACTTAATCTGGAAAAGAAAACCTGGGACGGCACGCTGCTGGATTATCTGGGTGTCCCACGCCGCTGGCTGAGCGAACCCGTGCAGCCGGGGCACGCAGTGGGAAACTGGACAGCACCGAGCGGACGGCAAATTCCCGTCACCGCCGTCGCCACGCACGATACCGCCAGCGCGGTGGTCGGCGCGCCATTGCAGAGCCGTGACAGCGCTTATCTCAGCTCCGGCACCTGGTCGCTGATGGGCATTGAGAGCGACACGCCGTTTAACAGTCCGCAGGCGCTGGCCGCCAATATCACCAACGAAGGTGGCGTGGACGGTACCTATCGGGTGCTGAAAAACATCATGGGCCTGTGGCTGCTACAGCGGGTTTGCCAGGAACGTGACATCAAGGAGTTAGGCGCGCTGATTCAGTCTGCCGCCGCCCTGCCCGCCTTCGCCAGCCTGATTAACCCGAATGACGAGCGCTTTATCAATCCACCGTCTATGCATCAGGCGATCCGCGACTATTGCCGTGAGCACGGCCAGCCCGTGCCCCAAAGCGATGCCGAGCTGGCACGCTGCATCTTTGACAGCCTCGCGCTGCTCTACCGACAGGTGGTGCTGGAACTGGGCGAACTGCGCCACGCACCGATCCGCCAGTTGCACATTGTCGGCGGCGGCAGCCAGAACGCCTTCCTGAACCAGCTGTGCGCCGATGTGTGCCAGATTCCGGTTCTGGCTGGGCCGGTCGAAGCCTCGACGCTTGGCAATATCGGCTGCCAGCTGATGGCGCTGGGCGCCGTCGCCGACCTTGCCGCATTCCGGCACATGCTGACTCATAACTTCCCTCTGCATCGCTATATCCCGCGTGCGGAGAGTGATTTTGCCGGGCACTGGCGTCGTTTTCAGGCGCTCAGCCAGCCAGAAACCGCCCCAAAGGGCAAAAAGGAGACCACGCAATGA
- the rhaD gene encoding rhamnulose-1-phosphate aldolase → MQAILSSWFVQGMIKATSDMWLKGWDERNGGNVSLRLTAEDVTPYESDFYPQPRHEALSQPMPALADCWFIVTGSGKFFRNVQLDPADSLVVLQVDSDGKGYRIFWGLTNGGLPTSELASHFQSHIVRMGVTHGRDRVIMHCHATNLIALSYVLELDTAKFTRELWEGSTECLVVFPDGVGIVPWMVPGTDAIGDATSEQMKRHSLVLWPFHGIFGTGPTLDEAFGLIDTAEKSAEVMVKVISMGGKKQTISTEELIALGKRFGVTPMEAALRV, encoded by the coding sequence ATGCAAGCAATTCTCTCTTCCTGGTTTGTACAGGGAATGATTAAAGCCACCAGCGACATGTGGCTCAAAGGCTGGGACGAACGTAACGGCGGTAACGTCAGCCTGCGCCTGACGGCTGAGGATGTGACGCCTTATGAAAGCGATTTCTACCCGCAGCCGCGCCATGAAGCGCTATCACAGCCGATGCCGGCGCTGGCAGACTGCTGGTTTATCGTCACTGGCTCCGGCAAATTTTTCCGCAACGTTCAACTGGATCCCGCCGATTCGCTGGTGGTATTGCAGGTTGATAGTGACGGCAAAGGCTACCGCATTTTTTGGGGGCTCACCAACGGCGGCCTGCCGACGTCTGAACTGGCTTCGCATTTCCAGTCGCACATTGTGCGTATGGGCGTGACCCACGGGCGCGACCGCGTCATCATGCACTGCCACGCGACCAACCTGATCGCCCTGAGCTATGTGCTGGAGCTGGATACGGCTAAATTCACCCGTGAACTGTGGGAAGGCAGCACAGAGTGTCTGGTGGTCTTCCCGGACGGCGTGGGCATTGTGCCGTGGATGGTGCCGGGCACCGACGCCATTGGCGATGCCACCTCCGAGCAAATGAAGCGTCATTCACTGGTTCTGTGGCCCTTCCACGGCATCTTCGGCACCGGCCCGACGCTGGACGAGGCCTTCGGCCTGATCGATACCGCAGAAAAATCCGCCGAAGTGATGGTGAAAGTGATATCGATGGGCGGTAAGAAGCAGACAATCTCAACCGAAGAGCTTATCGCACTGGGTAAACGTTTCGGCGTCACCCCCATGGAAGCCGCGCTGCGCGTGTAG